The following proteins are encoded in a genomic region of Nonomuraea muscovyensis:
- a CDS encoding PEP/pyruvate-binding domain-containing protein, with protein sequence MIIPLTEAAADTCGGKAGTLGALLRAGLPVPDGFVVSYAAYLAAVRDLDLGRFAGEPDDDLAAARQAIAARPLDATVIDALGRALDELGDPPVAVRSSAANEDTGQASAAGQHESFLAVRGVSEVAEAVRACWASLLSPRAIAYRGASGRDDQPSADLVMAVIVQRHLDAEVSGVMFTPAGPDNATEIEASWGLGPSVVGGTVTPDAYRVAEDGTLTRTIADKRTRLDRRGAQLVVRDVPTGGRRRPAIDDATATQLAELGKQIATVLGGPQDIEWAIVGGRTWVLQARPITAALPRRPLPSGASAVPAATLTGTPGSHGSVTGPARIVRGPGDFARVHPGDILVCPFTDPAWTPLLRIAAGVVTETGGVLSHAAIVAREHAIPAVLGIANATRRLHDDTLITVDGTAGTVTAAEATDA encoded by the coding sequence ATGATCATACCCCTCACGGAGGCTGCCGCCGACACCTGCGGAGGCAAGGCCGGCACGCTCGGCGCGTTGCTGCGCGCGGGGCTGCCGGTTCCTGACGGCTTCGTCGTCTCGTACGCCGCCTACCTCGCCGCCGTCCGCGACCTGGACCTCGGACGGTTCGCCGGAGAGCCAGACGACGATCTTGCTGCGGCACGGCAGGCGATCGCGGCCCGCCCGCTGGACGCCACCGTGATCGACGCGCTGGGACGCGCGCTCGACGAGCTCGGCGATCCGCCGGTGGCGGTGAGATCATCGGCAGCGAACGAGGACACCGGTCAGGCATCGGCGGCCGGTCAGCACGAGAGCTTCCTGGCCGTGCGCGGAGTCAGCGAGGTCGCCGAAGCCGTACGTGCCTGCTGGGCCTCGCTGCTGTCGCCGCGTGCCATCGCCTACCGGGGTGCCTCCGGGCGAGACGACCAGCCGTCCGCCGATCTGGTGATGGCCGTCATCGTCCAACGCCATCTGGATGCCGAGGTATCCGGGGTCATGTTCACACCCGCAGGCCCGGACAACGCGACCGAGATCGAGGCGTCCTGGGGCCTGGGCCCCAGCGTCGTCGGCGGCACGGTCACCCCTGACGCCTACCGCGTCGCCGAGGACGGGACGCTCACCCGTACCATCGCCGACAAACGGACCCGCCTTGACCGGCGTGGCGCGCAGCTCGTCGTTCGCGACGTGCCCACCGGCGGCCGGCGCCGGCCGGCGATCGACGACGCGACCGCCACGCAGCTCGCCGAGCTGGGCAAGCAGATCGCTACCGTCCTGGGCGGGCCGCAGGACATCGAGTGGGCGATCGTCGGCGGCCGGACCTGGGTTCTGCAAGCACGGCCGATCACCGCCGCACTCCCACGGCGGCCGTTGCCCTCCGGCGCCTCAGCTGTCCCGGCCGCCACACTCACCGGAACACCGGGCAGCCACGGGAGCGTGACCGGCCCCGCGAGGATCGTCCGCGGCCCCGGCGACTTCGCGCGCGTGCACCCGGGCGACATCCTCGTCTGCCCCTTCACCGACCCCGCCTGGACGCCGCTGCTGCGCATCGCCGCCGGCGTCGTCACCGAAACCGGAGGCGTGCTGTCCCACGCCGCGATCGTCGCCCGCGAGCACGCCATCCCCGCCGTCCTCGGCATCGCGAACGCGACACGCAGGCTCCACGACGACACCCTCATCACCGTCGACGGCACCGCCGGCACCGTTACGGCGGCTGAGGCGACTGACGCGTGA
- a CDS encoding histidine phosphatase family protein has protein sequence MTTRHLYLARHGAADAFGELTGIGRRQAGLLGERLAGVPVDAVWHSPLPRAAASAHELARHLPDVPVAEAAELVDHVPYVPSAVETPPSWAGFFDGYDDTEAASGRRLAEALVARFAKVPDPTPEGARPDTHEVLVTHAYPIAWLVRHALDAPPSRWLGLNSANTALTVIEYRTALPPTIVMFNDMSHLPADLRWTGFPGGVRP, from the coding sequence ATGACAACGCGACACCTCTACCTGGCGCGCCACGGCGCGGCCGACGCGTTCGGGGAGCTCACCGGCATCGGGCGCCGGCAGGCGGGCCTGCTGGGCGAACGGCTCGCCGGCGTACCGGTCGACGCCGTGTGGCACTCTCCGCTACCACGCGCCGCAGCAAGCGCGCACGAACTCGCCCGGCATCTGCCGGACGTGCCCGTGGCCGAGGCCGCCGAACTTGTCGACCACGTGCCCTACGTCCCCAGCGCGGTCGAAACGCCCCCGTCCTGGGCCGGCTTCTTCGACGGCTACGACGACACCGAGGCAGCCTCGGGCCGAAGGCTCGCCGAGGCCCTGGTCGCCCGGTTCGCGAAGGTCCCCGACCCGACCCCGGAAGGGGCCCGGCCCGACACACACGAGGTCCTGGTGACGCACGCCTACCCCATCGCGTGGCTGGTGCGGCACGCGCTGGATGCGCCGCCGTCCCGGTGGCTCGGGCTGAACAGCGCCAACACCGCGCTGACGGTCATCGAGTACCGTACCGCTCTGCCGCCCACGATCGTGATGTTCAACGACATGAGCCACCTCCCGGCCGACCTGCGCTGGACCGGGTTCCCCGGAGGCGTGAGGCCGTGA
- a CDS encoding TetR/AcrR family transcriptional regulator — protein MARTKDPAVRTLLIERAAHMLRTREPITLRSLVAGTSVSTMAVYTYFGGMDGVWKALRQEGFTRLAARFATVTMSADPVRDLTALVTAYLGNALDHPDLYRVMFDATFELEDLKAADATLEYLVQAAERGRKADRFRADIDPLELATQSWAIGHGLVSLVAGGPLPRRTLDYGAPMLTALFISAGDQPDSCHTSVQHGWMQPIPSGEERGREGTCG, from the coding sequence ATGGCGAGGACGAAGGATCCCGCGGTCCGCACCCTGCTCATCGAGCGGGCCGCACACATGCTCCGCACCCGCGAGCCCATCACCCTGCGTTCGCTGGTGGCCGGGACCAGTGTGTCGACGATGGCCGTCTACACCTACTTCGGCGGCATGGACGGCGTGTGGAAGGCCCTGCGGCAGGAGGGCTTCACCCGGCTGGCGGCCAGGTTCGCGACGGTGACGATGTCCGCGGACCCGGTGCGGGACCTGACCGCCCTGGTCACCGCCTACCTCGGCAACGCCCTGGACCACCCCGACCTGTACCGGGTCATGTTCGACGCCACCTTCGAGCTCGAAGACCTCAAGGCCGCTGACGCGACCCTGGAGTATCTGGTCCAAGCCGCCGAGCGGGGCAGGAAGGCCGACCGCTTCCGCGCCGACATCGACCCGCTGGAACTGGCGACCCAGAGCTGGGCCATCGGCCACGGACTGGTTTCCCTGGTCGCAGGCGGCCCCCTGCCGCGCCGGACGCTCGATTACGGCGCCCCCATGCTGACCGCGCTGTTCATCAGCGCCGGTGACCAGCCCGACAGCTGTCACACCTCGGTCCAGCACGGCTGGATGCAACCGATCCCGTCCGGCGAGGAACGGGGGCGAGAAGGGACATGCGGCTGA
- a CDS encoding RidA family protein: protein MAITLVNPEGLPKVDLYRQVSVATGSRQVFIAGQVARDADGGRVGEGDLAAQVEQCYLNIGTALAEVGGSFDDVVKLTVYLVDWTPDKMPLFAEGVARAAAKLGRTPVAPLTGVGVAALAEPDLLVEVEATAVID, encoded by the coding sequence ATGGCCATCACCCTGGTGAACCCCGAAGGACTGCCGAAGGTCGACCTCTACCGGCAGGTGTCGGTCGCCACCGGATCGAGGCAGGTGTTCATCGCCGGCCAGGTCGCCCGCGATGCCGACGGCGGCAGAGTCGGCGAAGGCGACCTCGCGGCCCAGGTCGAGCAGTGCTATCTCAACATCGGCACCGCCCTGGCCGAGGTCGGCGGCTCCTTCGACGACGTGGTGAAACTGACCGTCTACCTCGTCGACTGGACCCCCGACAAGATGCCGCTGTTCGCGGAGGGGGTCGCCCGGGCCGCCGCGAAGCTGGGCCGCACCCCGGTCGCGCCGCTCACCGGGGTGGGCGTCGCCGCACTGGCGGAGCCTGACCTCCTGGTCGAGGTCGAGGCCACGGCGGTCATCGACTGA
- a CDS encoding carboxymuconolactone decarboxylase family protein, with amino-acid sequence MDARFHYYGNTVAAKFAKYINSAGKVVSDSSLPAATQELVKIRASQINGCAYCTDMHTKDAAHAGETSVRLNLVAAWRETTVFTDAERAALELTEQGTRIADAAGGVSDEVWANAAKHYDEDQLAALVSLIALINAYNRMNVIIQQPAGDYQPGQWG; translated from the coding sequence ATGGACGCCCGTTTCCACTACTACGGCAACACCGTCGCGGCGAAGTTCGCGAAGTACATCAACTCGGCGGGCAAGGTCGTGTCTGACTCGTCCCTGCCGGCCGCGACGCAGGAGCTGGTGAAGATCCGTGCCAGCCAGATCAACGGCTGCGCCTACTGCACCGACATGCACACCAAGGACGCCGCGCACGCCGGGGAGACCTCGGTGCGGCTCAACCTGGTCGCGGCCTGGCGGGAGACGACGGTCTTCACCGACGCCGAGCGTGCCGCCCTGGAGCTCACCGAGCAGGGCACCCGCATCGCCGACGCCGCCGGCGGTGTCAGCGACGAGGTCTGGGCGAACGCCGCCAAGCACTACGACGAGGACCAGCTCGCCGCCCTGGTGTCCCTCATCGCCCTCATCAACGCCTACAACCGGATGAACGTCATCATCCAGCAGCCTGCCGGCGACTACCAGCCCGGCCAGTGGGGATAA
- a CDS encoding RNA polymerase sigma-70 factor produces the protein MRRVEESRAEEFQELRPLLFAIAYRILGGVGEAEDAVQETWLRYETSPTEPRSAKAFLSATVSRISIDVLRSARVRREEYVGPWFPEPLLTDPYSDPERSAELADSVSMAALLLLERLSPLERAVFVLREVFGFSFREIASAVERSEAACRQLAMQARRHMDAGRPRFAADRKEREQLAGRFFDAFKEGDVDGLTELLAADVTLVGDGGGKTPQWTTSVIGPEDVARVLAWLASQFARIGGVVEPQQVNGQPGAIFRDRDGKVLNALALDILDGRIQAIRTVINPDKLGHIGAVADVWAALREANQAHRPAN, from the coding sequence GTGAGGCGAGTCGAGGAGTCCCGGGCGGAGGAGTTCCAGGAGTTGCGGCCGCTGCTGTTCGCGATCGCCTACCGGATCCTGGGCGGCGTGGGCGAGGCCGAGGACGCGGTCCAGGAGACCTGGCTGCGCTACGAGACCTCCCCGACCGAGCCCAGGTCGGCCAAGGCGTTCCTGTCGGCCACGGTGAGCCGGATCTCGATCGATGTGCTGCGCTCGGCCCGCGTCCGGCGCGAGGAGTACGTCGGGCCGTGGTTCCCCGAGCCGCTGCTGACCGACCCCTACTCCGACCCCGAGCGCTCGGCGGAACTGGCCGACTCGGTGTCGATGGCGGCCCTGCTGCTGCTGGAGCGGCTCAGTCCGCTGGAGCGCGCGGTGTTCGTGCTGCGGGAGGTGTTCGGGTTCAGCTTCCGGGAGATCGCCTCGGCGGTGGAAAGATCGGAGGCCGCGTGCCGCCAGCTCGCGATGCAGGCCCGCCGCCACATGGACGCCGGCCGGCCCCGGTTCGCAGCCGACCGCAAAGAACGCGAACAACTGGCCGGACGATTCTTCGACGCCTTCAAAGAAGGCGACGTCGACGGGCTGACCGAGCTGCTGGCCGCCGACGTCACCCTGGTCGGCGACGGCGGCGGCAAGACCCCGCAATGGACCACCAGCGTCATCGGCCCCGAGGACGTGGCCCGGGTCCTCGCCTGGCTCGCCTCGCAGTTCGCCCGGATCGGTGGCGTGGTGGAGCCGCAGCAGGTGAACGGCCAGCCGGGTGCGATCTTCCGCGACCGGGACGGCAAGGTGCTCAACGCCCTGGCGCTCGACATCCTCGACGGGCGTATCCAGGCGATCCGCACAGTGATCAATCCCGACAAACTCGGGCATATTGGTGCCGTGGCGGACGTCTGGGCGGCCCTCCGCGAGGCCAACCAGGCCCACCGACCCGCGAACTGA
- a CDS encoding SDR family oxidoreductase produces MTESMIALITGANKGIGREIVRSLAERGMTVLLGARDPERREKAAAALRADGLDVHPIALDVTDPATIGAAAAHVDERFGRLDVLVNNAGTAGGVHHPPSEADLDVVREVFDTNVFGVIRVTNAMLPLLGRSATGRIINVSSDWGSMTRTAELALPAHVDYPTSKAALNALTVQYAIELREHGIAVNAVAPGLCATDFSNQLGFPIPRTAAQGAAIAVRLATLEGDGPTGRFFDDDGEVPW; encoded by the coding sequence ATGACCGAGTCCATGATCGCGCTGATCACGGGCGCGAACAAAGGAATCGGACGGGAGATCGTCAGGTCGCTGGCCGAGCGCGGGATGACGGTACTGCTCGGTGCGAGGGACCCGGAGCGGCGCGAGAAGGCGGCGGCGGCGTTGCGCGCCGACGGCCTCGACGTGCATCCGATCGCGCTCGACGTCACCGATCCGGCCACGATCGGGGCCGCCGCAGCGCACGTCGACGAGCGTTTCGGACGTCTCGATGTCCTGGTCAACAACGCCGGTACGGCGGGGGGAGTCCACCATCCGCCCAGCGAGGCCGACCTCGACGTCGTGCGCGAGGTCTTCGACACCAACGTGTTCGGCGTGATCAGGGTCACCAACGCCATGCTGCCCCTGCTCGGACGATCCGCGACGGGCCGCATCATCAACGTCTCCAGCGATTGGGGGTCGATGACGCGGACGGCCGAGCTCGCTCTGCCGGCGCATGTCGACTATCCGACGTCCAAGGCGGCGCTGAACGCCCTCACCGTGCAGTACGCGATAGAGCTCCGGGAGCACGGCATCGCGGTCAACGCGGTCGCCCCGGGACTGTGCGCCACGGACTTCAGCAATCAACTCGGTTTCCCCATCCCCCGGACCGCGGCACAGGGCGCGGCGATCGCCGTGCGGCTGGCGACCCTCGAAGGTGACGGGCCTACCGGCCGCTTCTTCGACGACGACGGCGAGGTGCCCTGGTAG
- a CDS encoding MFS transporter, whose product MHDPASTRTTVISSAGDAADLIDTLKTLSGRANGIWFLALAGLFLDAYSNAALGAGLAPMVKQLGLSPTQVGLLTAMAPAIAIVSNPFGGWLAARIGRIKPLLMTKVVFAAGALLTAAGSDFQTVFAGRTLVGIAYGIDFAVAMALLAEYTPASLKGRLNFWQGVWYTATTTNLLLTLLFYKFDVGADIWRWSVSSSAVFALVLFVLQLLFLVESPTWLASKGRLRESVANLRRMYGFAAQEGPMASGQAEEARHQVGLRDAGVLFRRPYLPRTMLSTAISLTQAMQYFAVGWYLPVISLELFGREFEKATAGAMAFNAVGIVGGCLSAYFGRRIGLRVSSMAGYAVVFVALLVMGATFKQLPVALAALLPVLFIFFHSAGPGPNGKSIAALSYRSDIRTLGTGVTGMLGSFGSVAGLYLFPQLQSGIGVGNSLMVLSVVPLAGLLTCLAIKWDPTRAAVNLEQEPIHLQQRQPVSA is encoded by the coding sequence ATGCACGACCCGGCGAGCACGAGAACCACGGTCATCAGCAGCGCAGGAGACGCGGCCGACCTCATCGACACCCTCAAGACCCTGAGCGGCCGGGCCAACGGCATCTGGTTCCTGGCTCTGGCGGGCCTGTTCCTGGACGCCTACTCCAACGCCGCGCTCGGAGCCGGTCTGGCCCCCATGGTCAAGCAACTCGGCCTGTCTCCCACGCAGGTCGGGCTGCTCACGGCGATGGCCCCGGCGATCGCGATCGTCTCCAACCCGTTCGGCGGCTGGCTCGCCGCCCGCATCGGCCGGATCAAGCCGCTGCTGATGACGAAGGTGGTCTTCGCCGCCGGCGCCCTGCTCACCGCCGCAGGCTCGGACTTCCAGACGGTCTTCGCCGGGCGCACCCTGGTGGGCATCGCCTACGGCATCGACTTCGCGGTGGCCATGGCGCTGCTCGCCGAGTACACCCCGGCCTCGCTCAAGGGCAGGCTCAACTTCTGGCAGGGCGTCTGGTACACCGCGACGACCACCAACCTGCTCCTCACACTGCTGTTCTACAAGTTCGACGTGGGCGCCGACATCTGGCGCTGGTCCGTCAGCTCCTCGGCCGTCTTCGCCCTGGTCCTGTTCGTGCTGCAACTCCTCTTCCTGGTGGAGAGCCCCACCTGGCTGGCCTCCAAGGGCAGGCTGCGGGAGTCCGTGGCCAACCTGCGCCGCATGTACGGCTTCGCCGCCCAGGAGGGACCGATGGCGTCCGGCCAGGCGGAGGAGGCCCGGCACCAGGTCGGGCTCCGCGACGCGGGCGTCCTGTTCCGCCGCCCCTACCTGCCCCGGACCATGCTGTCCACGGCGATCTCCCTCACCCAGGCCATGCAGTACTTCGCCGTGGGCTGGTACCTGCCGGTGATCAGCCTTGAGCTGTTCGGCAGGGAGTTCGAGAAGGCGACCGCGGGCGCCATGGCGTTCAACGCGGTCGGCATCGTCGGCGGTTGCCTGTCGGCCTACTTCGGCCGCCGGATCGGGCTGCGGGTCAGCTCGATGGCGGGATACGCCGTGGTGTTCGTCGCGCTGCTGGTCATGGGGGCCACGTTCAAGCAGCTTCCCGTCGCCCTGGCGGCGCTGCTGCCCGTGCTGTTCATCTTCTTCCACTCCGCGGGGCCCGGCCCGAACGGCAAGTCGATCGCGGCGCTGTCCTACCGCAGTGACATCCGCACGCTGGGCACCGGCGTGACCGGCATGCTCGGCAGCTTCGGCTCGGTCGCCGGCCTGTACCTGTTCCCGCAACTGCAGTCCGGCATCGGAGTCGGCAACAGCCTGATGGTGCTGTCCGTGGTGCCGCTGGCCGGCCTGCTCACCTGCCTGGCGATCAAGTGGGACCCGACACGTGCGGCGGTCAACCTGGAGCAGGAGCCGATCCACCTCCAGCAGCGCCAGCCGGTGTCGGCCTG